In Natronococcus occultus SP4, the following proteins share a genomic window:
- a CDS encoding desampylase, whose translation MLVLPAAVRDEIVDQARDGVPLEICGVLGGEYESNGRSEVRSQYPAENVADRPRTRYRIDPEDQLAIFDRLEARGEEIVGFYHSHPQGPPHPSETDTAEATWPDRSYVIVSLDPFEIGSWRWREDDEFEREDVAVE comes from the coding sequence GTGCTGGTCCTGCCCGCAGCCGTTCGAGACGAGATCGTCGACCAGGCCCGCGACGGCGTCCCGCTGGAGATCTGTGGCGTCCTCGGGGGCGAGTACGAGTCGAACGGTCGAAGCGAGGTCCGGTCCCAGTACCCCGCCGAAAACGTCGCCGACCGTCCTCGCACCCGGTACCGGATCGATCCCGAGGACCAGCTCGCGATCTTCGATCGCCTCGAGGCCCGCGGTGAGGAGATCGTCGGCTTCTATCACTCCCACCCGCAGGGCCCACCCCACCCCAGCGAGACCGACACGGCCGAGGCAACCTGGCCAGACCGCTCGTACGTCATCGTCTCGCTCGATCCCTTCGAGATCGGCTCCTGGCGCTGGCGCGAGGACGACGAGTTCGAGCGCGAGGACGTCGCCGTCGAGTGA
- a CDS encoding cobalamin-binding protein, with protein MRIVTTLPSATELVAALGLEPVGVSHECDYPPDVESLPSVTRSRVDASASSGEIDQQVLEIGETDDGVYEVDVDLLEELDPDLIVTQAMCDVCAVDEAVIADAVARIESDPDVLTVDPHTVADVLDDLERIGHTTGHEDRAREVRAELEERIDAVRERTAGVASERRPRVAVLDWTDPAMVAGHWTAELVDWAGGEYGLADVGQRSTPREWETIREYDPERLIVAPCGFGLDQTAANRTDLTEREGWDELAAVRDGRVWAMDGHHYLNRPGPRLVDTLESLAPIVSPELFDGPADSVAVPFDELAGLETDRSDPTTESRADPAP; from the coding sequence ATGCGAATCGTTACGACGCTTCCCTCGGCGACCGAGCTCGTCGCCGCGCTCGGGCTCGAGCCCGTCGGCGTCTCCCACGAGTGCGATTATCCGCCCGACGTCGAGTCGCTGCCCTCGGTTACCCGCTCCCGGGTCGACGCCAGTGCCTCGAGCGGCGAAATTGACCAGCAGGTCCTCGAGATCGGCGAGACCGACGACGGCGTCTACGAGGTCGACGTCGACCTGCTCGAGGAGCTCGACCCCGACCTGATCGTCACCCAGGCGATGTGTGACGTCTGTGCGGTCGACGAGGCCGTGATCGCCGATGCGGTCGCGCGGATCGAGTCCGACCCCGACGTGCTCACCGTCGACCCCCACACCGTCGCGGACGTCCTGGACGACCTCGAGCGGATCGGACACACGACCGGACACGAGGACCGCGCCCGGGAGGTTCGGGCAGAGCTCGAGGAGCGAATCGACGCCGTGCGGGAACGAACGGCGGGGGTCGCGAGCGAGCGCCGACCGCGGGTCGCCGTCCTCGACTGGACCGATCCAGCCATGGTCGCGGGCCACTGGACCGCCGAACTCGTCGACTGGGCCGGCGGGGAGTATGGGCTGGCCGACGTCGGCCAGCGTTCGACGCCCCGAGAGTGGGAGACGATCCGCGAGTACGATCCCGAACGCCTGATCGTCGCCCCCTGCGGGTTCGGCCTCGACCAGACGGCCGCGAACCGAACGGACCTTACCGAACGCGAGGGCTGGGACGAGCTCGCGGCGGTCCGTGATGGTCGCGTGTGGGCGATGGACGGCCACCACTACCTCAACCGCCCCGGCCCGCGGCTCGTCGACACCCTCGAGTCGCTGGCACCGATCGTCAGCCCCGAGCTGTTCGACGGGCCCGCCGACTCGGTCGCGGTCCCGTTCGACGAGCTCGCGGGGCTCGAGACCGACAGGAGCGACCCAACGACCGAGTCGCGAGCGGACCCGGCGCCGTAG
- a CDS encoding SDR family oxidoreductase codes for MTDQLEQQTAIVTGASAGIGAATCRELADAGANVVLAARSEDVLAELADELEAGYGVETLAVPTNVRQEDDVDALIGETVDRFGGFDILVNNAGLSRGSEIAEMSTEEYETIQETNVDGVFYATRAAIPHIREREGHLIFLGSFAGQYPRSFNPIYAASKWWVRGFAKSVAAQVGDDGVGVSVINPAEVRSEFETTSGETFAEAFDESEASEPEEVAEAIRFVASQDRSSVSELDINRRDKYADRF; via the coding sequence ATGACTGACCAACTCGAGCAGCAGACGGCGATCGTCACCGGAGCGAGCGCCGGAATCGGCGCGGCGACCTGTCGGGAGCTCGCGGACGCGGGCGCGAACGTCGTTCTCGCGGCCCGAAGCGAGGACGTCCTCGCGGAACTCGCGGACGAACTCGAGGCCGGGTACGGGGTCGAGACGCTCGCGGTTCCGACGAACGTCCGCCAGGAAGACGATGTCGACGCCCTGATCGGGGAAACCGTCGATCGCTTCGGCGGATTCGATATCTTGGTGAACAACGCGGGGCTCTCCCGGGGCAGCGAGATTGCCGAGATGAGCACAGAGGAGTACGAGACGATACAGGAGACGAACGTCGACGGCGTCTTCTACGCGACCCGTGCGGCGATCCCTCACATCCGTGAACGGGAGGGGCACCTGATCTTTCTTGGCAGCTTCGCCGGACAGTATCCGCGATCGTTCAACCCGATCTACGCCGCTTCGAAGTGGTGGGTCCGGGGGTTCGCCAAGAGCGTCGCGGCCCAGGTCGGCGACGACGGCGTCGGCGTCAGCGTCATCAACCCCGCCGAGGTTCGCTCGGAGTTCGAGACGACGAGCGGCGAAACGTTCGCCGAGGCTTTCGACGAGAGCGAGGCCAGCGAACCCGAGGAGGTCGCCGAGGCGATCCGGTTCGTCGCGAGCCAGGATCGCTCGAGCGTGAGCGAGCTGGATATCAACAGACGAGACAAGTACGCCGATCGCTTCTGA
- a CDS encoding cation:proton antiporter → MSELLTAVSIIFIVMGPFLLVANRFDLPTVPFFILAGIVAGIGMDWFGIDEALTLELAQYGIALLVFTFGVGIELSSVRSVLVDSETAALGQILVVGGLGIGAGVAFGMPLSEALYLGIAAALSSTIVGTALLQADISMDLVHGRVAESIQFLQDLLAVLLLLVLSAGVLAADPIAEMLGYGLALLIAAVLVNRFLFDAIGRLAGESSELMILGTVSLLALFIGAAEFADVSIVVGAFAAGLAIRHDPIEHLGLVNGLQSIRDFFVAIFFVTIGALVVWPFVEVGWAASVDKVLIAGVLVFLTAVVKPAVTTAILLYRGYEARSATLAGLNTDQVSEFALIIAIEALLLGALTQSVFDAIILAAAVTMISSSLTNYYSDGIYRVLSDRGVLKSGHDKIDSWSEVPDDISDHVVILGYGRHGRKLVDACEERDQPYVVVENDPARRDKVRAECDAVVIGDAWESYTWEKANVGDARAVISTVETESLSRRILQLDLEPDVVLRARDQETAVSLLEEGALYVNVPALLAGRQLIEQIRSLLDGDLTATELREQQLTELESYTHTPLGGSTDDTPSVRP, encoded by the coding sequence ATGAGTGAGCTGCTCACCGCAGTTTCGATCATCTTCATCGTTATGGGGCCGTTCCTCCTGGTCGCAAACCGGTTCGATCTGCCGACCGTTCCGTTCTTCATCCTCGCGGGGATCGTCGCCGGGATCGGAATGGACTGGTTCGGGATCGACGAGGCGCTCACGCTCGAGCTCGCCCAGTACGGGATCGCGCTGCTCGTGTTCACGTTCGGCGTCGGGATCGAGCTCTCGTCGGTCAGGTCGGTGTTGGTCGACAGCGAGACCGCCGCTCTCGGACAGATCCTCGTCGTTGGTGGGCTTGGTATCGGGGCTGGTGTCGCGTTCGGGATGCCGCTCTCCGAGGCGCTCTACCTGGGTATCGCCGCGGCACTCTCGTCGACGATCGTCGGAACCGCCCTGTTGCAAGCCGATATCAGCATGGACCTCGTCCACGGACGGGTCGCCGAATCGATCCAGTTCCTGCAGGACCTGCTCGCCGTCCTGTTGCTGCTCGTCCTGAGTGCCGGAGTGCTTGCCGCCGATCCGATCGCGGAGATGTTGGGGTACGGACTTGCGTTACTCATCGCCGCCGTCCTCGTCAACCGGTTCCTGTTCGACGCGATCGGACGGCTCGCAGGAGAGTCGTCCGAACTCATGATCCTCGGAACCGTCTCGCTGCTCGCACTGTTCATCGGTGCGGCGGAGTTCGCGGACGTCTCCATCGTCGTCGGCGCCTTCGCCGCCGGCCTCGCGATCCGTCACGACCCCATCGAGCATCTCGGCTTGGTCAACGGCCTCCAGTCGATCAGGGACTTCTTCGTCGCGATCTTCTTCGTGACGATCGGGGCACTGGTCGTCTGGCCGTTCGTCGAGGTCGGCTGGGCTGCCTCCGTCGACAAGGTTCTCATCGCCGGTGTACTCGTGTTCCTGACGGCAGTCGTGAAACCGGCGGTCACGACGGCGATCCTGCTCTACCGTGGCTACGAGGCCCGGTCTGCGACGCTGGCCGGCCTCAACACCGACCAGGTCAGCGAGTTCGCGCTCATCATCGCGATCGAAGCGCTGTTGCTCGGCGCGCTGACCCAGTCGGTGTTCGACGCCATCATCCTCGCTGCAGCCGTGACGATGATTTCCTCGAGTCTCACCAACTATTACAGCGACGGGATCTACCGGGTGCTATCCGACCGCGGGGTCCTCAAAAGCGGACACGACAAGATCGATTCGTGGAGCGAGGTCCCCGACGACATCTCCGATCACGTCGTCATCCTCGGTTACGGTCGACACGGACGGAAGCTGGTCGACGCCTGTGAGGAACGTGACCAGCCGTACGTCGTCGTCGAGAACGATCCAGCTCGCCGGGACAAGGTACGAGCCGAGTGTGACGCCGTCGTCATCGGCGACGCATGGGAATCGTACACCTGGGAGAAAGCCAACGTTGGGGACGCGCGCGCCGTGATCTCGACGGTCGAGACTGAATCCCTCTCCCGGCGAATCCTGCAGCTTGACCTCGAGCCCGACGTCGTGTTGCGCGCTCGCGACCAGGAGACGGCGGTTTCCCTGCTCGAAGAAGGGGCGCTGTACGTCAACGTCCCGGCGTTGCTTGCCGGCCGGCAGTTGATCGAGCAGATTCGGTCACTGCTCGATGGCGATCTGACGGCCACAGAACTTCGTGAACAGCAGCTAACCGAATTGGAATCCTACACTCACACGCCCCTCGGCGGGTCCACAGACGACACGCCGTCGGTTCGGCCCTAG
- a CDS encoding cation:proton antiporter produces MITEAALTVDLAIILLSATLAGFVAKQTGQPTIIAYILVGIVIGPAALGLVEVGDLTELLSELGLAFLLFLLGIKMRIDEIQHVLSPIVKIAIPQMIAIFLAGAGVAFALGFGPVESFLIGLAVIYSSTAVVIKMLNDNGEATSLHGKVDVGVLLVQDIVVVIILAVLAAGQPDDLAEVATTLGVVLVLVALVTIAALAASRTVLPRLFRRIADNKEVFFLVALSWAFLFVFVSDNINLFLAPLGIEAYLSIEMGAFMAGVAIAQLSFSKELQDRINPLTDLFVMVFFVSVALDLEAAQLLAYWQEAIVAALVLIPIKFLVFMYLLDWQGFDTETTFLGSIHMIQVSEFGIIVIAVAQTAGFVDAEVLGFVTLLAIFTMAVSVYFIEFRHPLFDRFEPTLSRVTSEGTFETSTREYRDHAVVVGYDDVTRNALPILADRYEDIVVIDRRVDHIDTLEADGYDVVYGDARKATIRKDAALKRADLVLSSSADLAVNKALLREVGDETAVFLEADRVQDARDLYDSGAHCVLMTAYLSGNKLAEYLRAYLDETEALEAAIDDDAELLRSEKSIPDIRLLGGEPDE; encoded by the coding sequence ATGATCACTGAGGCGGCGCTTACTGTTGACCTCGCCATTATCCTCTTGAGTGCGACGCTCGCCGGCTTCGTCGCCAAACAGACGGGTCAGCCGACGATCATCGCCTACATCCTCGTCGGTATCGTGATCGGGCCGGCGGCCCTCGGGCTCGTCGAGGTCGGCGACCTCACCGAGTTGCTCTCCGAACTCGGGCTGGCGTTCCTGCTCTTCCTGCTCGGGATCAAGATGCGAATCGACGAGATCCAGCACGTCCTCTCGCCGATCGTCAAGATTGCGATCCCCCAGATGATCGCGATCTTTCTCGCGGGCGCAGGGGTCGCGTTCGCGCTCGGATTCGGCCCCGTCGAGTCGTTCCTGATCGGGCTCGCAGTAATCTACAGCTCGACGGCGGTCGTCATCAAGATGTTAAACGACAACGGCGAGGCGACGTCGCTCCACGGCAAGGTCGACGTCGGTGTGTTGCTCGTTCAGGACATCGTCGTCGTCATCATCCTGGCCGTGCTTGCGGCCGGACAGCCGGACGACCTCGCCGAGGTCGCGACGACGCTCGGCGTCGTGCTCGTCCTCGTCGCGCTCGTAACGATCGCGGCGCTTGCCGCCTCGCGGACCGTTCTGCCGCGTCTCTTCCGCCGGATCGCTGACAACAAGGAGGTGTTTTTCCTGGTCGCCCTCTCGTGGGCGTTCCTCTTCGTCTTCGTCTCGGACAACATCAACCTCTTTCTCGCACCCCTCGGCATCGAGGCGTACCTCTCGATCGAGATGGGCGCGTTCATGGCTGGCGTCGCCATCGCACAGCTGTCCTTTAGCAAGGAACTCCAGGACAGAATCAACCCGCTGACCGACCTGTTCGTAATGGTGTTTTTCGTCTCGGTGGCGCTCGACCTCGAGGCCGCACAACTGCTCGCCTACTGGCAGGAGGCGATCGTCGCCGCACTGGTGCTGATCCCGATCAAGTTCCTCGTCTTCATGTATCTACTCGACTGGCAGGGCTTCGACACCGAGACGACGTTCCTCGGCAGCATCCACATGATCCAGGTCAGCGAATTCGGCATCATCGTCATAGCCGTCGCCCAGACGGCCGGCTTCGTCGATGCGGAGGTGCTCGGCTTCGTAACGCTGCTCGCGATCTTCACGATGGCCGTCTCGGTGTACTTCATCGAGTTCAGACATCCGCTGTTCGATCGCTTCGAGCCGACGCTCTCGCGGGTGACGAGCGAGGGAACGTTCGAAACCAGCACGCGGGAGTACCGTGACCACGCGGTCGTCGTCGGCTACGACGACGTGACCCGAAACGCCCTGCCGATCCTCGCGGACCGCTACGAGGATATCGTCGTCATCGACCGACGCGTCGACCACATCGACACGCTCGAAGCGGACGGATACGACGTGGTATACGGCGACGCGCGTAAAGCGACGATTCGAAAGGACGCGGCGCTGAAACGTGCGGATTTGGTCCTCTCGTCGTCGGCCGACCTAGCGGTGAACAAGGCGTTGCTCAGGGAGGTCGGCGACGAGACGGCCGTCTTCCTCGAGGCGGATCGGGTTCAGGACGCGCGCGATCTCTACGACAGCGGTGCTCACTGTGTGCTCATGACGGCCTACCTGTCCGGTAACAAGCTCGCGGAGTACCTCCGGGCGTATCTCGACGAAACGGAGGCACTCGAGGCAGCGATCGACGACGACGCCGAACTGTTACGGAGCGAGAAATCGATTCCGGATATTCGCTTGCTCGGAGGTGAGCCCGATGAGTGA
- a CDS encoding carboxypeptidase M32, whose protein sequence is MATDQAQSEQRDETYEQFEERITRISNVGNAAGILRWDQEVVMPEAGTPARAQQLSTLSSISHELLTADETGELLEKLESDELADEQQAAVREVRRQYDRETSVPQELVEEISETTANAHPTWKQAKEDDDFEQFAPTLEKLVELKREYAEHIDPDADPYAVLFADYEPYLDLETAERVLERLREELVPLIDAIQDADVDRATDTFAGTFDDDDQEALARDVLDALNYDWERGRLDTAPHPFSSGTQFDARVTTRFEEDDLLGSLTSTIHEFGHANYTLGLPDEEYGTPLGESRDLSVHESQSRLWENHVGRSRPFWEQFLPTVADRFPELEDATPEDAYEAANQVYDDNLIRVEADELTYHLHIVIRFEIERALISGDLEVEDVPEVWNDKYEEYLGVRPETDAEGCLQDIHWSHGSFGYFPTYSLGSVLAAQLYAAAEDDLGDLNDDIRAGEFDDLNGWLRENVHQHGKRYTTPELIEEATGESFTADYFLEYAKSKYGELYDLEDY, encoded by the coding sequence ATGGCAACCGATCAGGCCCAGAGCGAGCAACGGGACGAGACGTACGAGCAGTTCGAAGAGCGGATTACGCGGATCTCGAACGTCGGGAACGCGGCCGGAATCCTGCGCTGGGATCAGGAGGTCGTCATGCCCGAGGCCGGAACCCCGGCTCGGGCACAGCAGCTGTCGACGCTGTCCTCGATCAGTCACGAGCTGCTGACCGCCGACGAGACGGGCGAGTTGCTCGAAAAGCTGGAATCGGACGAGCTCGCGGACGAACAGCAGGCTGCGGTTCGGGAAGTGCGGCGACAGTACGACCGCGAGACGAGCGTTCCCCAGGAGCTGGTCGAGGAGATCTCCGAGACGACCGCCAACGCCCACCCCACCTGGAAGCAGGCCAAAGAGGACGACGACTTCGAGCAGTTCGCGCCCACCCTCGAGAAGCTCGTGGAGCTCAAACGGGAGTACGCCGAGCACATCGACCCCGACGCCGACCCCTACGCCGTGCTGTTTGCCGACTACGAACCCTACCTGGACCTCGAGACTGCCGAGCGCGTCCTCGAGCGCCTGCGCGAAGAGCTCGTCCCCTTGATCGACGCGATCCAGGATGCCGACGTCGATCGGGCGACCGACACCTTCGCCGGAACGTTCGACGACGACGACCAGGAGGCGCTGGCCCGCGACGTCCTCGACGCGCTGAACTACGACTGGGAGCGAGGCCGTCTCGACACCGCACCCCACCCGTTCTCCTCGGGGACGCAGTTCGACGCTCGCGTCACCACGCGCTTCGAGGAGGACGACCTGCTCGGCTCGTTGACCTCGACGATCCACGAGTTCGGCCACGCCAACTACACCCTCGGCCTGCCGGACGAGGAGTACGGCACGCCGCTCGGCGAGTCTCGTGACCTGTCGGTCCACGAGTCCCAGTCCCGCCTCTGGGAGAACCACGTCGGTCGCTCGCGGCCGTTCTGGGAACAGTTCCTGCCGACCGTCGCCGACCGGTTCCCCGAACTCGAGGACGCAACGCCCGAGGACGCCTACGAGGCCGCCAACCAGGTGTACGACGACAACCTCATTCGGGTCGAGGCCGACGAGCTCACCTACCACCTCCACATCGTGATCCGCTTCGAGATCGAGCGCGCTCTCATCTCGGGGGACCTCGAGGTCGAGGACGTCCCCGAAGTCTGGAACGACAAGTACGAGGAGTATCTCGGGGTGCGCCCCGAGACCGACGCGGAGGGCTGTCTGCAGGACATCCACTGGTCCCACGGCTCCTTCGGCTACTTCCCGACCTACTCGCTGGGCTCCGTCCTCGCGGCCCAGCTGTACGCCGCCGCCGAGGACGACCTCGGCGATCTGAACGACGATATTCGTGCTGGCGAGTTCGACGATCTCAACGGCTGGCTCCGCGAGAACGTCCACCAGCACGGCAAGCGCTACACCACGCCCGAGTTGATCGAGGAGGCCACCGGCGAGTCCTTCACCGCCGACTACTTCCTCGAGTACGCGAAATCGAAGTACGGCGAGCTGTACGACCTCGAGGACTACTGA
- a CDS encoding toprim domain-containing protein, translating into MGFFEKLGRKVGEFTHEAKEAAADEAPYVCEACGNQFYTDQPCPECGSERVTERETASDEADTEPAEQNEASSATDEDTEPTRDGTAPSTDPADDPERE; encoded by the coding sequence ATGGGTTTCTTCGAGAAGCTCGGCCGAAAGGTCGGGGAGTTCACACACGAGGCGAAGGAGGCAGCCGCCGACGAGGCACCGTACGTCTGCGAGGCGTGTGGCAACCAGTTCTACACGGACCAGCCGTGCCCGGAGTGTGGCAGCGAACGCGTGACCGAACGTGAGACCGCTTCCGACGAGGCAGACACCGAGCCGGCCGAGCAGAACGAGGCGTCCTCGGCGACCGACGAGGACACAGAGCCGACCAGGGACGGAACGGCTCCCTCGACGGACCCCGCCGACGACCCAGAACGGGAGTGA
- a CDS encoding M20 family metallopeptidase — translation MSVVDLTRNLARVPSHEDATAAGDLLEEWLRRETDATVTRDEVGNVLARKGAGEETLALVGHHDVVAPADSQVGPDGEYLVEERDGRLYGRGTADMKGAVAAAAIAFRDSEVPDTAGSPARSAELVFASFVGEEVGGVGARHAIDEGFAPDYAVVGEGSTGYSASGVTDVAVAHKGRRGSTITARGKRAHASEQEAGENAIYRASDAVDIVRELEPPAVDVAGERLAGSVVVTEIEGGTAMNVVPDRCTVTVDERTVPGERAPLEDVTDIDGVEWTVDQDLPPMECGDEAFAETVLEAADGAQTGAPELVTKPHATDAGWLSQAGTDCVICGAAEPGEAHTDTESVSTDVLERCVAIYRRVAETWPR, via the coding sequence ATGTCAGTCGTCGATCTCACCCGTAACCTCGCGAGAGTGCCGAGCCACGAGGACGCGACCGCCGCGGGCGACCTGCTCGAGGAGTGGCTCCGTCGCGAAACCGACGCGACGGTGACCCGAGACGAGGTCGGGAACGTCCTCGCCAGGAAGGGTGCGGGCGAGGAGACCCTCGCGCTCGTGGGCCACCACGACGTCGTCGCACCCGCCGACTCGCAGGTCGGCCCCGACGGGGAGTACCTCGTCGAGGAGCGGGACGGACGCCTCTACGGCCGCGGCACGGCGGACATGAAGGGTGCAGTCGCCGCGGCAGCGATCGCGTTTCGGGACAGCGAGGTGCCCGACACCGCGGGGAGCCCGGCCCGGTCCGCCGAGCTCGTTTTCGCGAGCTTCGTCGGCGAGGAGGTCGGCGGCGTCGGCGCGCGCCACGCCATCGACGAGGGGTTCGCGCCCGACTACGCGGTCGTCGGCGAGGGGTCGACGGGGTACTCCGCATCCGGCGTCACCGACGTCGCCGTCGCTCACAAGGGTCGGCGCGGAAGCACGATCACCGCCCGCGGGAAGCGCGCCCACGCGAGCGAGCAGGAGGCGGGCGAGAACGCGATCTACCGGGCGAGCGACGCCGTCGATATCGTCCGCGAGCTCGAGCCACCAGCGGTCGATGTCGCCGGCGAACGACTCGCGGGCAGCGTCGTCGTCACCGAAATCGAGGGCGGGACCGCGATGAACGTCGTCCCCGATCGCTGTACGGTGACCGTCGACGAGCGGACGGTGCCCGGCGAACGGGCCCCGCTCGAGGACGTAACCGACATCGACGGCGTCGAGTGGACGGTCGATCAGGACCTCCCGCCCATGGAGTGTGGCGACGAGGCGTTCGCCGAGACTGTCCTCGAGGCGGCCGACGGCGCCCAGACCGGGGCGCCGGAGCTCGTGACGAAACCGCACGCGACCGACGCCGGCTGGCTCTCCCAGGCGGGTACCGACTGCGTGATCTGTGGTGCCGCGGAGCCCGGTGAGGCCCACACGGACACCGAGAGCGTCTCGACCGACGTCCTCGAGCGCTGCGTTGCGATCTACCGGCGGGTGGCCGAGACGTGGCCCCGATGA